The DNA region CACGTCGGCGGCGCCGGCGAGTAGAACTTCGGCTTGCACCGTGCCGGTGCTCGGGTTCAGCACGTCGGCGGTGCGGGTGGACGATAATTCGCTGCGCTTGCCGTCGATGAAATGAGGAATGCGTGTGGTCATGTTCCAGCCTTCTTCTGCGTAGATACTTGCATATCCTAGTAATATCGTTCTGCTGGGCGCAAGAGCTCTCGAAGGGTCGGTTATCCCCAATTGTGAGTTCATCCCCAGCTTCGGCTCGCTTGCGGTTTTCCTGTGTCGATCCGCCACATATCGAACTAGTGTTCGATATGTGGATGGTCCTGTCGCGGCGGCTCTGGCGGCCCTGAAGGCGGCCCGTGATGCGGTGAACGCACTGGATGTGACGTCGCTGCGGCACGCGGAGCTGCTCGAGGTGATGGACGCGCTGGAAGCAGATGCACGCCGCGCGCCGGTGCTGCGTCACCACATCGTCAACCGGCTGGTCGCCGAGGCCAACCCACTGGAACTGGGCGCGACGTCGCTGTCGAAGGTGCTCGCGTTCCGGCTACGGCTCAGTGCGGTCGAGGCGCGCCGCCGCATCGACGTCGCCGGCGAGTTGGGCCCGCGCACGGCGATGTCGGGTGAACCGTTGGCGCCGGTTCTGGAACACACCGCGGAGGCCGAGCGCCACGGCCGGATCGGCGCAGAGCACGTCACGGTGATCCGGGGATTCTTCGCCGCGCTGCCCGACACGGTCGACGTCGCCACGCGCGCCGACGCCGACGCCGACCTTGGCGCGGATCGCGAGCCGACACAGCCCCGAGGCTCTGCGCAAGGCGGCCAACCGGCTGCTGGCGCATCTGCATCCGGATGGGGACTTCACCGACGCCGAGCGGGCCCGCCGGCGCGGCGTGACGCTCGGGCCACAACGGGCCAACGGGTTGAGCCGGATCGCCGGAGAACTCACACCGGAGGCCCGAGCGGTGCTCGAATCACTGCTGGCGAAGCTGGCGGGTCCGGGCATGTGCAACCCGGACGACGAACAGCCGACCATCGAGGGCGAGCCGGGCCATGACGCGGTTGACAAGGACTCCAGGACGCAGCCTCAGCGTAATCATGATGCGCTCGTGGCGATGGGTCGCGCGCTGTTGTGCTCCGGCGGGTTGGGTCAGCTCAATGGCCTGCCCGTGACGGTCATCGTGTCGACCACGTTGCAGGAACTGGAATCCGGTGCCGGACAGGCGGTCACCGGTGACGGCTCGTTGCTGCCGATGCGCGACTTGATCCGGATGTCCGCCCACGCCCACCATTACCTGGCCGTCTTCGACGAACACACCGAGCAGGCCCTCTACCTGGGCCGGACAAAACGGTGCGCGACTGCCGGACAACGAATCATGTTGCATTCCAAGTACCGTGGCTGCACCCGCCCGGGGTGCGACGCATCCGGCTACCGCTGTCAGGTGCACCACGCCGCGGCTGACTGGAAGAATGACGGTCGCACCGATATCGACGACCTGACGCTGGCCTGTGGTCCGGACAATCGCATGGTCGAGACGACGGGCTGGACGACGGCGCAGGGCAAACATGGTCGCACCGAGTGGATCCCGCCTCCTAGTCTGGATACCGGGCAGGCGCGGGTGAACGATCTGCACCACCCGGAGCGGATGCTGCTCTACTCCGAGGGTGACGGTTCGGCCCCGTGACCCCGCCGGCGTGCCGATCAGCCGACGTCGGGCACGCTGGCCAGGCGCACGTAAGCCGATGCCGCCTCGGCGCGGTTGGTCGCGTGCAATTTACGCAGCACCCTCTTCACGTGTGACTTCACCGTGCCGGCCGAGATCACCAGTTCGTCGGCGATCTGTTGATTGGTGCGACCGGCCGCCATCAGTCGCAGCACCTCGACCTCGCGCCGGGTGAGGACCGTCATCACGCGGGTCTGTACGTCGGCCAGCGAGCGTGCCGCGGGACTACGCTCCAGCGGCTCGATCTTGCGCAGGTCCAGATCTGCATCCTGCAACGCCCGAGCCGCTTCATCGGCCGAGGCCAATGCGTTTCGGACCTCCGCGTGCTGGCGGCGCATCCTCTCCATGAGCACTGTGCGCTCGTAGGCATACCCGAACCCCTCCGCGAACGCCCACACCGTGTCGCGGTCGATCTCGTCGACGAGGCGACCCGAATACAGGCGGTCTGCATGCAGGAAGCCGATCACCTTGCCCGTCGGCATCACCGGTGCCGCCACATAGGAATGGGTCATCGAGAAGTCGATGATCGGTTTGTTGACGCGGGGATCGTTGCGGGCGTCGCGGACAATCGCCGGTGCGCGGCGGCGGATCATCTCGGTCTCGAGCAGCATGTGATCCAACGGCGGCGCGACGGACTGCGCGAACGCGACCATCTTCTCGGCGCCCTCCCGGTCCTCGCCGAAGTACGCCGACTCCATGACCATCCGGCCCTCGTGCACGCGAAAGAGCACGGCTCGATCGAATCCGCACGACTCCACCAACTCTCGCGGAGCCCGGTCGACGATCGTCGCGACATCATCGACCACCCGCAGCTTGCTCAAGCCCTCCTGGACCTGCAACAGCGCAAAGGTGCGCCGCCGGGCGCCGTCCTCGATCAGCTCCCGCTCCAATGCGCACAGGTCGAGCACCGCCTCCAGCGCAAGCAGTGCATCCTCGTCGTCGCACGCTTCCAGGGCGTTGCGCACCACGGTGGCCTTGGTGTCGACGGCTTCGGATACCACGGCCATGGGGTCGTCGGTGGGGTCGATGCCCCACCCTTGAAATGTCTCCCGGTAGCGACGGGCGGCCTCGCTTTCCCGCGCTGGACGCGACGCCCAGCCGGGATGGCCGGCCAACGTCTCAGCCGCCCCGGAATCAGGCGTGGCGTCGGCGGTGGTCATAGGGGCTACTTTCCTCCGACCACAGCTGCGGTGCGGTCGGAATCGCAAATTGCCCTCCTACGGGAGTGGGAGTGCTCCCCAACGGGGGATCGCTTTGCTGTTCTGCTTCGCAGAGGCTGACGGACATGTCATCTACCACTGTTTCGGCGCTCGAGATGTTGACCACGCCTGAGGGCATCGCCAACCCTTACCCGCTCTACGATCAGCTGCGCAGCCAGTCTCCGGTAGCCGGCTATCGAGACTGGCCGCCGGGAACCGTGCCGGGAGCCGACCAACCCGTCACCGCGTGGGCGCTGTTCCGTTACGACCAGGTCTTCGACGCTGCGCGCGACAGCGCCACGTTCTCGTCGCGAGATCCGCTGCAAGAGGCGTCTTCTGCGCCGAGCCTGATGCTGGTCAATACGGATCCCCCCAAACACGAGGTGGAACGGAAGTTGGTCAGCCAAGCATTCTCTCCGCGTCGCATCAAACGGCTGGAAGGCTGGCTGGGGGAGCTGATTCCGCGCCTGCTCGATGACCTCGGCGAGGGCGAGGTGGACGTGATGACGTTCGCGGCCGAGATTCCCACTAGGGCCATGGTGCGCCTGCTGGGTCTGCCCGAAGGTGACCACGTGCGGTTCCGCAGGTGGGCCAACGCGTTCATGTTGTCGTCGTCGCTGACGCCAGAAGAACGGATGGCGAGCAATCAAGAGATGGTCGCGACCTTCGCCGCTCGCCTGGCCGAGCACACCGCCCGCATTGCAGCGCAGGAGACCAGCGAAGACATCGACGACGCCGAGGACCTCATCTCGGCGCTGTTGCGCGCCGAGGTCGACGGTCAACGGCTGACTCCAGAGGAGATCGTTCGATTCTGCGTCACGCTGGTGGTCGCCGGCAGCGAGACCACGACGTTTCTGATCGGCAATCTGTTGCATGCGCTTGCGCGCGAACCGGAGGTCGCTGCGCGCCTGCGCGCCGACCGGGCACTGCTGACGGTCTTCATCGAAGAGACCATGCGACTCGACGGACCCCCGCAGCGGCTGTTCCGGATAGCCACCCGCGATGTCGAGGTGGGGGGCAAGATGATCCGTGCCGGCGACTGGGTGGCGCTGTTCTTCGGTTCGGCCAATCGTGACCCAGCGGTATTTCCCGACCCGTCGCGGCTGGACATCGATCGACCGAATCTGCGCAAGCAACTCTCGCTCGGCCACGGCCTGCATTTCTGCCTCGGGTCCTCCTTGGCCCGGTTGGAGGTGACGACGATGCTCAACGCGGTGCTCGACCGCTATCAACACATCGCGTTGAGCGACGATCCCGGCACCAAGCAGACCGCCAGTCTGCTGACCCACGCGTACGTCCGTCTTCCCCTGCGCCTGTCATGACCGCCATCGCCGAGCAGGACCGAAATATCGAAGCGACGAAGGCCATCTATGCCGCCGTGCCGGCAGGCGACCTGAACACGGCGCTGCGGCACCTCGATCCCGACGTGCGGATCACCTACTACGGTACTGCGATGATTCCGTATGCCGGTGATTACCACGGCATCACCGAAGCGATGACGTTCTTCGCCAAGGTCGGACAGGCCATCTCGATCGTCGAGATGGAACCGTGGAAGTTCATCGCACAGGGCGACGACCTCGCGGTCTGGGGACGGCAGCGCTTTCGAAGGCTCGACACCGGATACGAATGGCAGTCCGAATTCGCGCATATCATCACCCTCCGGGACGGACGCTGGCTGTACTTCCGCGACTTCATGAACTCGGCGCTGACCGCCGAAGCGTTCAGCCGATGAGGATCATCGCCGACCGAGAGGTCTGTATGTCCGCCGGCATGTGCGTGATGACCGCCGGGGAGTTCTTCGACCAGGATGCCGGCGGCTCGGTCGTTCTCATGCGCGCAGGGGTGCCCGACGACATCCAGGCGCGGGTCCGGCTGGCCGTCGGACTGTGCCCTTCGGGTGCCCTTCAGGTGCTGCCCGCATGACTGTGCATCTGGCCGGCGCGCCACGATGGTGATGACTGCGCAGACGGTGACCAAGCCGATCCGTGTGCTCGGCGGCTTCTTCGCGATGTCGCTGGACACTTTCGTCTTGATGTTCAAGCGGCCATTCGCGTGGCGCGAGTACGTCATCCAGACCTGGTTCGTCGCGCGGGTATCGGTACTGCCGGCGCTGATGTTGACCATGCCGTACTCGGTACTGCTCGTGTTCACGTTCAACATCTTGCTCAATGAGTTTGGCGCGAAGGACTTCTCGGGAACGGGCGCAGCCATCGGCACGGTGAACCAGATCGGTCCGATCGTGACGGTGTTGGTAGTATCCGGTGCCGGCGCAACGGCGATGTGCGCAGATCTCGGCGCCCGTACCATCCGCGAGGAACTCGACGCGCTTCGGGTCATGGGTATCAACCCTATTCAAGCGTTGGTGGTACCCCGCGTGCTGGCCGCGACCACCGTGGCCCTGGCCTTGGCCGCCTCGGTCATCATTGTCGGCCTGGCGGGTGCCTTCGTCTTCTGCGTGTACATTCAGCATGTCTCAGCGGGAGCATTCATCTCGGGACTGACGCTGCTCACCGGAGCCGGGGATGTCGTCGTCTCCCTGGCCAAGGCCACGTTGTTCGGCTTGGCTGCCGGGCTGATCGCCTGCTACAAGGGGGTTTACGTGCAAGGCGGACCCGCGGGCGTGGGGAATGCAGTCAACGAGACGGTGGTGTTCACCTTCATGGTGTTGTTCGCGATCAACGTCATCGTGACCGCTGTGGGCATCCAGTTCACGGTGTCGTGAGGCGACAACCATGACCGTCAGCACACCGAGCAAGCCCTTCGGGCGACCGGCACATCTGGTCGAAGGGTTTGTCGGCGGCTGGAACCGCGTCGGTGGACAGGCGCGGTTCTACGCGAGCACGTTGGCGGCGATTCCCGACGCCCTCACCCACTATCGTACCGAGTTGCTGCGATTGATCGCCCAAATGGGACTGGGCAGCGGGGCTTTGGCCGTCGTCGGCGGCACCGTCGCGATCGTCGGATTCTTGACCATGACGACGGGCGCTCTGGTTGCGGTGCAGGGCTACAACCAGCTTTCCTCAGTGGGTTTCGAGGCGCTGACCGGATTCGCGTCGGCCTTCTTCAATGTCCGGCTGATCGTGCCCGGCACGACTTCGGTGGCGTTGTCGGCCACCATCGGTGCGGGCGCGACCGCCCAGTTGGGCGCCATGCGAATCAACGAAGAGATCGATGCGCTCGAGGTGATCGGAATCCGCAGCACCACCTACCTCGCTGCGACCCGTGTCCTCGCCGGGGTGATCGTCGTCATCCCGCTCTACTGCGTGGCTGTGATGATGGCCTTCTTCGCGGCGCGGTTCGGCACCACCGTGATATACGGCCAGGGTTCAGGCGTTTACGACCATTACTTCGGGACGTTTCTCAACCCGACCGACCTGATCTGGTCCTTCTTCCAATGCGTGGCCATGACGGTCGTCATCATGCTCGTGCACACCTACTACGGGTTCACCGCGTCCGGCGGTCCCGCAGGCGTCGGCGAGGCGGTGGGCCGTGCGGTCCGCACATCGATGGTCGTCGCAGCGGTCGAAATCGTGATGATCTCACTGGCCGTCTACGGTCAGTCGGGCAATTTCAATCTGGCGGGTTGACATGCGGCCACGCAGCGGTGAAGCCCGCATTCACAACGCATGGTGGACGGCGATTCTGCTGGCGGTCATCGCCGCATTTCTCGCCGTCACCGCCAGTGTCTACAGCGGTACGTTCCGATCCTACGTACCAGTTACTTTGACGTCGGAACGGTCCGGACTGGTGATGGAGGCCGGCGCCAAGGTCAAGTTGCGCGGCGTCGAGGTGGGTCGCGTCCAAAGCATCAGCGGCGGTGACGGTCGGGCCAAGCTGGAACTGGGCATCGATCCGGACCAGATCCAGTTCATTCCGGCCAACGTGCAGGCGCAGATCCAGGTCACGACAGCGTTCGGCGCGAAATTCGTCGACCTGGTGTATCCGTCGGACCCCAGCCCGGCTTCGCTGGCCGAGGGGGCAGTGCTGCAGGCGATCAACGTCAGCACCGAGGTCAACACCATTTTCGAGAATCTGTCCGACCTCCTGAAGATGGTCGACCCGTCGAAGGTCAACGCGGTGCTGACCGCCCTGGCCGAGGCAGTGCGTGGCAAAGGTGAACGGATGGGGAAGGCCACCACCGACTTGAACGTGGTGCTCACCGCGCTCAACGAACGGAACGAGACGATCCGCCAGGACTGGCGGTCCTTCAAACGTTTCAACGACACCTACTCCGCGGTCGCCTCTGACATCGTGACCATCCTTTCCGATGCGAGCACCACCAGCAGGACCGTAGTCGAGCAGGCAGATGATCTAGATGCCCTGCTGCTCAACACCACCGGTTTGGCGCGATCCGGAACCGAATTGCTGGCGGTCAGCAAGGACAGCCTGGTGGACCTGGTCGGCACGCTGGAGTCCACGACCGGACTGCTGAACAAGTACAGCCCGGTTTACGCGTGTTGGTTACAGGGCGCGACGTGGTTTCTGGAGAACGGTGGATACGACGCCTGGGGCGGCGACAACGGCCGTTCGATTCAGCTCGATGTCGGCCTGTTGTTCGGTAACGACCCGTACGAGTTTCCGAACCACCTGCCGGTCATTGCCGCCAAGGGCGGCCCCGGTGGGAAACCCGGCTGCGGGTCACTCCCGGATGCCACCAAGAACTTCCCGGTTCGTCAGCTCATCACGAACACCGGTTGGGGAACGGGTCTGGACATTCGGCCGAATCCCGGTATAGGACGACCATGTTGGGCCAACTACCTTCCCGTGACCCGGGCGAACCCCGAGCCGGCGAGCATCCGGCAGTGCCTGCCCGGGCCTGCGCCGGGGCCGATCCCGTACCCGGGGGCGCCGCCCTATGGGGCGGCGCTGTACGGCCCAGGTGGGGTGCCACTGTGGCCGGGAATGCCACCGGCCCGATGAGCAGATCGTATCGAGTGCAGGAGACGACATCGTGAAGGACGACTTCAAGGGTGCGGCGTGGCGCCTGTTGGTCTTCCTGACGGTGTGCGCCGTCGGGACGTTCGCGTTGCTGGTGGTGTTCGCCGACTTCCGATTCGGCGGTGGTAAGCGGTACTTCGCCGAATTCACCAATGTGTCCGGTCTGAAGAGCGACGACATGGTGCGCATCGCGGGTGTGGAGGTCGGCACGATCCAGGACATCTCCTTCAACCAGGATTCGACCGTCCGCGTGGAGTTCGCCACCGACGATTCGGTGATCCTCACCGA from Mycobacterium sp. SMC-4 includes:
- a CDS encoding MCE family protein, whose protein sequence is MRPRSGEARIHNAWWTAILLAVIAAFLAVTASVYSGTFRSYVPVTLTSERSGLVMEAGAKVKLRGVEVGRVQSISGGDGRAKLELGIDPDQIQFIPANVQAQIQVTTAFGAKFVDLVYPSDPSPASLAEGAVLQAINVSTEVNTIFENLSDLLKMVDPSKVNAVLTALAEAVRGKGERMGKATTDLNVVLTALNERNETIRQDWRSFKRFNDTYSAVASDIVTILSDASTTSRTVVEQADDLDALLLNTTGLARSGTELLAVSKDSLVDLVGTLESTTGLLNKYSPVYACWLQGATWFLENGGYDAWGGDNGRSIQLDVGLLFGNDPYEFPNHLPVIAAKGGPGGKPGCGSLPDATKNFPVRQLITNTGWGTGLDIRPNPGIGRPCWANYLPVTRANPEPASIRQCLPGPAPGPIPYPGAPPYGAALYGPGGVPLWPGMPPAR
- a CDS encoding ferredoxin: MRIIADREVCMSAGMCVMTAGEFFDQDAGGSVVLMRAGVPDDIQARVRLAVGLCPSGALQVLPA
- a CDS encoding cytochrome P450, with translation MSSTTVSALEMLTTPEGIANPYPLYDQLRSQSPVAGYRDWPPGTVPGADQPVTAWALFRYDQVFDAARDSATFSSRDPLQEASSAPSLMLVNTDPPKHEVERKLVSQAFSPRRIKRLEGWLGELIPRLLDDLGEGEVDVMTFAAEIPTRAMVRLLGLPEGDHVRFRRWANAFMLSSSLTPEERMASNQEMVATFAARLAEHTARIAAQETSEDIDDAEDLISALLRAEVDGQRLTPEEIVRFCVTLVVAGSETTTFLIGNLLHALAREPEVAARLRADRALLTVFIEETMRLDGPPQRLFRIATRDVEVGGKMIRAGDWVALFFGSANRDPAVFPDPSRLDIDRPNLRKQLSLGHGLHFCLGSSLARLEVTTMLNAVLDRYQHIALSDDPGTKQTASLLTHAYVRLPLRLS
- a CDS encoding ABC transporter permease; translation: MTVSTPSKPFGRPAHLVEGFVGGWNRVGGQARFYASTLAAIPDALTHYRTELLRLIAQMGLGSGALAVVGGTVAIVGFLTMTTGALVAVQGYNQLSSVGFEALTGFASAFFNVRLIVPGTTSVALSATIGAGATAQLGAMRINEEIDALEVIGIRSTTYLAATRVLAGVIVVIPLYCVAVMMAFFAARFGTTVIYGQGSGVYDHYFGTFLNPTDLIWSFFQCVAMTVVIMLVHTYYGFTASGGPAGVGEAVGRAVRTSMVVAAVEIVMISLAVYGQSGNFNLAG
- a CDS encoding ABC transporter permease — its product is MVMTAQTVTKPIRVLGGFFAMSLDTFVLMFKRPFAWREYVIQTWFVARVSVLPALMLTMPYSVLLVFTFNILLNEFGAKDFSGTGAAIGTVNQIGPIVTVLVVSGAGATAMCADLGARTIREELDALRVMGINPIQALVVPRVLAATTVALALAASVIIVGLAGAFVFCVYIQHVSAGAFISGLTLLTGAGDVVVSLAKATLFGLAAGLIACYKGVYVQGGPAGVGNAVNETVVFTFMVLFAINVIVTAVGIQFTVS
- a CDS encoding nuclear transport factor 2 family protein; the protein is MTAIAEQDRNIEATKAIYAAVPAGDLNTALRHLDPDVRITYYGTAMIPYAGDYHGITEAMTFFAKVGQAISIVEMEPWKFIAQGDDLAVWGRQRFRRLDTGYEWQSEFAHIITLRDGRWLYFRDFMNSALTAEAFSR
- a CDS encoding LuxR C-terminal-related transcriptional regulator, which codes for MTTADATPDSGAAETLAGHPGWASRPARESEAARRYRETFQGWGIDPTDDPMAVVSEAVDTKATVVRNALEACDDEDALLALEAVLDLCALERELIEDGARRRTFALLQVQEGLSKLRVVDDVATIVDRAPRELVESCGFDRAVLFRVHEGRMVMESAYFGEDREGAEKMVAFAQSVAPPLDHMLLETEMIRRRAPAIVRDARNDPRVNKPIIDFSMTHSYVAAPVMPTGKVIGFLHADRLYSGRLVDEIDRDTVWAFAEGFGYAYERTVLMERMRRQHAEVRNALASADEAARALQDADLDLRKIEPLERSPAARSLADVQTRVMTVLTRREVEVLRLMAAGRTNQQIADELVISAGTVKSHVKRVLRKLHATNRAEAASAYVRLASVPDVG